tgtcaacgAAGCGAATTGTGTGTTTGACAAACACAATTTAGATAACAAATCTACATGGTGACGTGAGATTCCAATCCAATATTTGAGTCTGAAGATACTCAACGCCAAGGAGCTACAGGACAATGCAAATGCTATTGCAGTGCATTCTGGGATATATATGTTGCAGTCCTAATAAAGTAGATGGCACTTTTTCTGATTCTAATAATTTGGAGACAATTATAGAAATAGTAAAGTCCATGACATTTACTACTGTacatagtttttgttttatttattaattttgaacACCCCTAAAATCCCTttggctattttttattttatttaaaaaaaaattatgaagcTATGTTTTTTGATTTACAGTATAACTGTTGGCAAATCTAGTCAGAAAATGTAGTGAGTTTAGCTACACGTTATTCTATATTAAAAGAAGCTACCCACCAGAGAAATGTagcagctttttattttttttttaacagaatttttttttttttagaactgtATTCTTGGGATATAAATGAACACTTAATTCTCAAATCTTTTGATAATTATACTGTAATTCTTACTTCCACTGCAATATCAGTATCTTATAATAAATACTTTAATTTATAAGTCCCAATTCAGTAAATGACTTCTGCGTCAGCCTGATTTGtcccacaacaataaacatacaCATGAGGACAATGCTACGAGGTTGACATAGTTTCAAGGAGTGTAGTATGTCACATAGCATGCAAAACAAATCGACCACAAACGTCTGGTAGAAAGCAAGGCTGgcagaaaaaggaaaagccaataGCGGTTTTCTGATAAATTTAATTAACAGTATTGAcagattgacatttttttaattccccaccacacacacacaaatactttAACGACATATTATGTACtagtaaaacacaaacatgaaatTCTTGGTTGAcaagtacaaaaaaagtcaaaataccaAACATGTTGAGTGGCTTCATGTCAGAAGCAATGATGTCAAACACATTGCTTGTAACTCTTAACAAACTCTGTAACTCTGTCAAACACATTGCTTGTAACTCGTAACAAATACACAAGACAGTGAGTCCCTGTGTGTTAGTAGACAGTAGTATGCATCTCTCTTAACACTGTGCCATTTCTAAGTCCTTTTCCAAGGAGAACGTGGTGCCTTAAGTCCAATGCAGGATGGTAGCACAGCTCTCCAAAAGGCAATTAAGTAATGCTCCCCTGCGAACTCACAATTTCAACGCAGCTCATGAACCTCTCAAAAGATGTTTAAGTCAAGTCAGTGGCGTCTTTAGGAGGGGGAACCTGGAGTTTTAGCAGGGAGGACGTTGTTCTCAAAGTGTCCTTGGTTGGTGATATTCCCAGCTGGAAAGTATCTGGCGACCACGAAGGAGGAACCGTCTGAGGCAACGGCCTTACCGACGCCGAGCATCGTACTGTTCTTCCACACCATCGCTGTGAAATGGCCTACGGGTGGAAGGCAAAAGAaacttttgtttggtggtgtacaGAGATGTACTctctaatgtaaaatacagaGCTGGTAACCCATagaaatgcccccccccccccccccccataaccCTGCATTTTAACaagggtgtgttgacttttagTGTCCAGTGTAGGTGACAAAGTTAAACTTTTTTCCTATTACCTTTTCTGGTTTTCTTTTCAGCATGGCTCTAATCCTCCTTGGTCGTGTTCTGATTCAGGTGTTGTATTAAGTTTATTTTTCGAATATGCGGtgagccaattaaaaaaaaaaaacggctccAAATGGCCCCCAGGCAGGATTTTGGACACCGCTGATGGTTAGCAGCCTCACCAACAGCCATGCTTGTCATCATATTTCATTCACTGACACTtgtagacaatttagagtcttcattgaatattaattaaaaaaaaaaaaacaaccacggggaaaacatgcaaactccacccgtGAGGCCAAAGCTGAGAATCTTTACTGATTTTTGactattcagattcagtttgaaTTGGAGCAATAGCAACAATATTATGATATGCGGTCACTCACTGCATCATGAAGCAATGGAAGCCTTGTGGGTTTTACAACTGGGCAGCGACAAGCAGAGGGCGCAATTGATCCATGATTGGTGCCTAGAGAAATTGAACTATAATAATTTGGAGTTCAACTTGAATTTTCTGGAACAATATCACGTTGGGAAATCTTGTGAGAATTCGCCTCAGTGAGcatatcaataaataaacacgtgtgttttgctttgttgtgATGTCACCACAGAAGATGGCAAAGAGGGAATATGGAACAACTGGACTGGAATGTTTggacagttttccttttttttaaagatttttttatttgtgttgtgttttaattttACACATGGTTGAAGAATGATAAATGTTACTTGGAATTTTGTTTGTACAGTTAATAGAAGTTGCATAATGCTGACTGTTtaagcctaaaaaaaaataaaaccactttttttttttttttttaaattacaacacTGGACGCCACCTAGTTTCTGAACAGATTGTGTTTAACTATGAAGCTGGTAGGTAAACAGTCAGCGAATGAATTTTTGGACCAAAACTGAGCGGTGGAAATTGATTGGAGTGAGGTTCCCTGCACTAAGCTGGCTAAATTAGCACATCAATACGCCTGCGTCACCTCAACTTTCTAAAAtgacagtcacatgactgctTTGATACAGAACGCTGACATATTCAGATTCCTCAACAGAAATGTGCACGCAAAActtccttctctttttttttttttaaatgacagctGACTTGTGCATTTGAATGTAAGTCAGATTCTCCCATCTTTACGACTGGTTAAACAAGAGTTTATATTTTACTGGACTACATTTCCTCTAAATAACGACACAGTTTTAAgtacaataaatgaattaacACTCAATCATAGATTGTTGATTATCCCAAATGGTAAAGGATGGTTTCCTGAACAATAAGTTTGGTACCAACCAAGTAAGACTTTTAGTTGAACGCCACAACAAACCAATTTCTTTTAAACATTCACACACTCAGAATTCCCCCTTTAAATattggtctctctctctctctctctctctcactctggAAACTTTTTCCCTCATTAGTTGAGCGTGAATCGTCAGGTGGAGCTGTTAAGAGTCGATTGTGAGCTGTATTCGACTCGGAAGAAAGCATTTAGAACAATCGCGCCACACTGGAAGGCAGGGAATGTGATTTGCAAGTCAGTTTCTCCATTGCGGGTGTCTTGAGTCATATGCTCGAATTTCTGATGGATTCTGATCGTGACATCAGgatgacgacgacaacaaccTCACGCACGCCTCGGCTAATGGGCGACAAACGAACGGGCGAATTGCAAAGGACACGAACAACGGAAGCAAAAATCAAGACATAAATAACATGAGGGAGGAATATGCACAATACAAAGAaggaaaaattgaaaaataaatggcacaAAATCGTTTTCATTTggattttcattcaaattatgGGTTTGATGGAAAATCCATTGTGTAAGGGCAGGGCAGTGATTCCCAGCCAATGTTTGATGGCGCATTAGTGTCATCAAATGTGCCGTAGAAAATTCTGCTCCAAAAATTATGCCCCGATTTTACATTGAGTTAGTCAATTTGAGACAAggtgatcattatttcagtatactgtTCATACttgttgtaaaaatgtttgtttggtggCGTGCCGTGGAATcttttcaatgtaaaatatgtgccatgaTCCTGCTAATAACCAACCAAAAATACCAAGCTACTCACCCTGAAACTACAATCAATACTTAACCTTGCAATTCAGaggtactcttttttttttttttttttaaagttaaaatctAAAAAGCAGTAGTAAGAGTGATGTGCGAGATCCTCACCAGTTCCAGAGGAGAATCCAGGAGAGTTGAAGTTGTACTGTTTCACTTCATCGTACCAGCGGTCGGCCACATCCTTTCCTGCACGCAGCGTAACCTCAATTTAAGGCGCCATCAAATCACTTTTCTGTCACACGCCATAATCACAATGACAGCATTGTCACGGAATCTTTTTTGATCAGCACAAATCCCTGCAGGCtacgtttttatttacaatgcTGCACTTTTGGTCACCCCGTGCGGCACCATCGGAGATGCTTTATGACTCAGAGCGACGCATTTTTCAGCGCTGAATCACGCTGTCTGAGCTCTAAAATGGAAgagaataaattaaaaaaaaaaaaaaaaaaaaagatccaagcTTCTCAGGAGAAGGATGTGCATTAGCGCTCTACTGCAAACATCCTCACGCTAAATATTTGCGACTAGTGCAAACACTGACAGAAAATATTCGACGGGTGCTCCTCAGAGGTTGCAGTACTCAAGTCAAAATTGCTGTGATGATGATGTACCCGATTGGTCGTAGGAGGCCCACGCCAGGTTCTCTCCACAGCTTCCCCTACTCGACTCCTCGCTGTGTTTTAGGATGCGTGTGCTAGCCAGGCTTTCAGCGTAACTTCAAGGAGACAAAAGACATTATTGATTAGtttacattaataaaaacaaataagggAAAACAGGCTGGCAAAACAATGATAAGACACCTGAGAAGTAGAGTACATTGACTCTCAATATCAGATCAGTCATGTTTCTGCATATCTGGTGATTTACATTTGAGTGATAGTCACTAGATTCGTATTATTACCAGACATGGATTTAATTATATATCGAGTGTGACATTCTAGTTCTCGTTCCACATTAGTGTCCAATGATTAAAGGTTATTTATCTAGTTCCAAGTGTCGCTTACAGAATAAAACATGTTTGAGGAAATGGAACAACTCTTACGCAATCCGTAGTTGTTTTGGCACAGAAAATGCAATTGGACAAacagtcttctttttcttttgcagctGAATAGTTGCAACATAAACAATGAAGAAaacttgtcttgtttttttgcagctgCATAGTTGCAACATAAACAGTGAAGACAACAAAGGATATATCATAATAGCTTGTGGGTACCGCATTGGTCACTTTGATCCAAATTAGTTTTGACGCTTTTCCAGGTCTTTCCTGATGTGTGAACTTGAGTAGATGTTTTGAGTGTGGACCCACCGAGCGGCCTCTCTGCTCAGCTTGCTGTTCAGCTTGAGTGCTGGAGCCTGGTGCTTCTTCCTGTACTCGTTATGGCACTGCAGAACCTCCTCTGCAAATTGCTTTGAGACTGAAGAGACATATCAAGGAGATACAGCCGGGAATGTCAGACATCATCaacctggcaaaaaaaatagGAGACACGACTACCGAACACAAAGTTCAATAAATGTTATTGCGGAATCCATACTGGGGCTTGAGTGTGGTCGTTTAAAGGCCAGACAGAGATTACCAGTGATTGTCGGCCAAGCGTGGTGCCATCACTCACATGCACTTTTCTCCACTACTCCAACACAATGGGCACATTCAGACAGAAATGCACAGCCACACAAATGTCACTTCTGACTCACAGCCGGCATGGAGTACAATAAAACCAGCTCGAgttaaaaaaactatatttaaaaaaaaaaggaaacaagtaATTTGATTTTCATCTTGCACATAGTTTGGCGAGGCTTGGCACTTACCTGACTTCCCCATGGTGCAGACAGGAAATCTTCAGTCAGTCCACTGAACACACTTTCTACTGTTTATTCTTTGGTGTTGCTGCCTTGGCGCTCGCTGTTTCACCCCCTTGCAGCTGTTTCTAAAGCAAATGTAATCCAAAACAGCTGCAATTGCCTCATGTTTCAGTGCCAAACCGCCTTCCTGTCTGATTTCAAGTCCTCCTTAAATTCTGCTAGTATGCAAATTCCCCCCAAGGCTCTTCATCTGGCTGAAACACCTTACTGCATATCTTCATGGGCCTGTTTCTCAAGTTGCACCATGTGCCCTATGTGTCGTCAACACCCAAGTGAACACACCCTCTGCTTGTCCTCCCATTGATAAAGGAGCCATAACACTTTATGACATCATCTCTGGGAGACAAATGCCCTTATAAGGCTCGAAGATTTCCAGTGGTCACTATCATGGGGTGTGTCCCGAAAAAACGGTTTAACAAAGGGCATCAAGTGTCATtgactgtcaaaaaaaataataaaagaaataaataaaaaaattgcttaaaaacacattttcaaaaacaacagaCACCCTGGGTGGACAcagaaacagcaaaaaaaaaaaaaaaacttttcaaattgctaaaaacacattttcaagaaCAACAGACACCCTCTGGGTGGACACAGAAACggcaaaagaaataataattcaaattgctaacaacacattttcaagaACAACAGACACCCTGCGTGGACacagaaatggcaaaaaaaataaaataaataaatacattttcaaattgctAAGAACACATTTTCGAGAACAACAGACACCCTGGGTGGACAgaaacggcaaaaaaaaaaaaaaacatttttcaaatttggaaaaacacattttcaagaaCAACAGACACCCTGGGTGAGAAGCAGGAAGACAGGTTTGGAAATTAAGGCTACAAGATGCTAACACTGTTCAGGAGGTACACACGGTACTTGTGTATTTGTGCATCTGTTTTTCACTTGTCGGTTGTTTACAATAGTCATTGGGCATACAATTGGTGGTGCAattgaaaatatgaattttcGAGGCCCCAGTCAGTCACGTGCCCTTGGAATCTTAATCACTCCACCCCTCGTTACGGCACCCGTGTGTATCTGAGCCAGAAGACGTAAGATATAAACTGTCCCATCCAATTATTTGTATGCATCAACCAAATGAGTTTCCTTGATGAACGGTCCCTGAATATTTTCCATCTTTAACTGACAACATACTAGATTCATCCTGCTGTAAAAAAGGTTTCAAGTCTTCAGTTTTTCAGAATCAGGCGTTTGTCTCTTTGTGCTATTTTCAAGTGAGATATTTAGTACAAGACAGTTTCAAAGCACAAATACTGAGCGTGCAAACCCTCATGATGGATCACCTTTGCCACTGTTCGCTTGTGTACACAATACACTGCATGCACAGAAACTGACAGCTTTATTATTCCTTCGCATAAGTCAAGTGAAGTCGCA
The genomic region above belongs to Phyllopteryx taeniolatus isolate TA_2022b chromosome 6, UOR_Ptae_1.2, whole genome shotgun sequence and contains:
- the glipr2l gene encoding GLI pathogenesis-related 2, like — protein: MGKSVSKQFAEEVLQCHNEYRKKHQAPALKLNSKLSREAARYAESLASTRILKHSEESSRGSCGENLAWASYDQSGKDVADRWYDEVKQYNFNSPGFSSGTGHFTAMVWKNSTMLGVGKAVASDGSSFVVARYFPAGNITNQGHFENNVLPAKTPGSPS